In Desulfovibrionales bacterium, the genomic window ATTAGAAGAACTACGACTGTGCCTGCTTGATAAAATAGGACAGCTAAATAAACGTGGCGGCAACTTACCGTTCAATGCCACCATCTGGGGCCAAAACTTTGGTTTTGACCTCTCCCCTTCCGGCTACCGCCTCAATGCCTCACACCAGCAGATACACCAGCAGTTTGCCCTGGTGCCCCCTTGCTTACCGGCATTCAAGGGCGGAGAAAATGAAACCAGTCAGTGCACGCTAAGCACCTATACCCAGGGAGATCTGGTGGCCCGGTTCTGTAAGGAGTATAAAGAAAAGACCGGACGGGATTTCTTTGAGACCTATCTCCAGGCCATTCAAAACAATAAGAGGATGGATGGCCGGGCCGACAAAGAAAACGATCTGATCTTCTATCAAGATGAAAACGTCCTGGCCTTTGTGCCTAAGGCCCAACGCTCCCAGGGAGAAGTCCAGATCATGCCCATGGGAAGATACGGAAATATCCTCGAGACAGATACCCCGGTGCGCAACTCCCTCGACCGCGCCATCCTGATCACCATGAAGGTATTAGAGAATCTGGGGGCAGAGATGATTACGGCCTACGAGATATCCAGGAGATTCGACCATCCGGACAAAGGCCAGCGCCTCATCTACTGCCTTCTTCCCAAGCATCCCCAGTCTCCGGGCGGCCTTAGCGAGGGTATGCAGCGGTGGATTATCGGCCATTATCCTGAAGATTTTGCCCGGGCCTGCCGGGATGAGGTAAAAAAGATTGTTTAGTTTTCATCCGGAAAGTCCTTTTTAAAATCCGGGTTACTCGACTTCCGCCCGTTCTATCTTTGGAAGTTCCGTATATCTGTAGGGCAAGGATTCTCTTATGTTCTCAGGGATGCTGCCATACTTTCCTTCAAATTCTTCCAGGTATTCCTCACGCCCTTTTAAAAAATGCCTGAGCTTCTTCTCGAGCAGGGCCTTATCCTCAAATAGCCTGTAGGCATTCATCTGATCCAGATTGGCACGGTCGCACTTTATCGGGAAATAATACCCCAGATAGTCCGGTTCAAAACTGAAACGCAGTTGCATACGCAATAGGTCATTATAAGCGGCCAGGGATTGCCGCAGTGTCACCTTTTGCTCGTGGGGGCCAATGGTCCCGGTATTGGCCAGATAACATTTAATGCGGTTTCGCTTGATAATATCATTAAAAATCATGGCGTGTTCGAGCCGGTTACCCGCTATAAACGGATCCAGGAAACACACCCGCTTAAACTTTCCCGCCTGCTCCGGATCCCCACCGGTGCTCTCTATCGATTCCCCATAAATAAATTGCATGGCGGCCTGCTCCGGTGTCAGCTTACAAATAGTGTTCACCAGTGGATTCCGTGTCAGGATAATTATATAATCGATTTTGTCGGCCCTTAGAGTTTTACTGGCTATCTCCAGGTTCTCACGGGTGACAATCGCCCGTCCATTACCCGTCTTGGAAATATCTTTGAAGTCAGGCATATACGGATACTTGCTGATGGCCACATTTTCCAGAAAGGCATCTCGTGATTGCGCCGCCCGCAATATCTCCGGCTGGCTTTCATCCAGCCCCTCGGTCTTGACATAGAGCCCGCCCACCTCAAAGGCGGCGTAACTGGCATCAAAGCCCATTGTGCCCCCGTCATCACCGATCATCTCGGAACGTTCTCTGGGCAGTTTTCCGAACTTCCGGCATAGCGTAGTGGTCTTGCCGGTGGCCGTGAGACCGGAAACGGCGGTAACCACCTCTTGTAATTCCGGGCGCTCGGTCTCCAAATCATATATCCATAAAAAGTCCCGCCTGGCTCCGGTATGCAGGAAAATCCCGGTCTTGTCGATCGCCTTGACCCGCCAGTTTTCAAACTGAAAAATTCCTTTTTTACCTTCGCCCAGATAAATGGTATTGCGACATATTTTGACCTGGTCACCCCTTTTTTCACCCATCATGAGGCGGACCGTGATATCCTTTTCTGCCAGTTTCTTCGATTTGTTGGATTCAAAGGCCTCGTCCGTAAAGTATATAATGGTATAGGTCGGCTCTTCCACCACCCGGGCCGGGGGATAATCCAAAAGCAATTTAAGACCATAAGCAAGCTGGGCATATTGTTCCGGCACTATAAAACGGGCGGTGACACCTTCACGGCCATCGCCAACAATGGTATCAAGAGAAATAACCCTATCCTTATTCAATACCTCTACGGCCTTGCGGGCCAGGGCCTCTTCTTCCTCGCCAAACTGGTGATCGACACTGTTCCGGGTATGGGGAGCGGATCTGGACATCGGTTCAGAATCTGCGGCTACCGATCCGATCTGTGTCTGTATGACCCCCTCCTGCCGTAAGGCCAGTTGCTTTAGTTCTTCTAAAGAGCGCCCCTCTATCAGACGCCCCTCCGCCTTGGCCTTTTGGTATATTTGCCCCGCTGCTAATTTGAAAGAGTTCATCTTTATTCTCCATTTCTGACTAGCCGTATTGTCAATACTTCGCCATCTAACGTTTTTTCCTGTTTTTCATATTAAGCTACACGACCTAATAACTCAACACCATAATTACATAAGGATAATGCAGACAAAAGCGCCGACGACGACCGCATAACTATTGAGGGCAAAAAACCGTCTGGATTTTTCTATTGACAAGATACCTAAAATTTAGCATTAAACCACTGTCGGGTTTTTTACATTGGCGGCGTAGCTCAGTTGGTCAGAGCACGCGGCTCATATCCGCGGAGTCCGGGGTTCAAATCCCTGCGCCGCCACCAATGTCCGTTATTTTCATACCTGCGCATCTACATACCTTTCCCTGGTAACCCATATCCTTTCGCTGCCTGATGGACAGCCTGTGTCAAAAACCACACTTTCTTCGTGGCCATTTATCATAGAAATAAACCACTTGCAGCCCAAAAGATAGGCTTATACGCAAAAATAGGCCGAAACTAGCCGATCAAATTATGGTATGTTATTTGCATTATCTAGAGGCTAAGGAGGTAAAGACTATGATAACTTATATATGTGAACACTGGAAACAGGTTGCAAGTTTATCTGCCTTTGTACTGTTGTTCTATTTTTCGGTATGCGGTGTTCTCCACCTGCAGGCTGAAACGGACATGAAGTACAAAAGATGCTTTGTCTCAGAGCGTTACACCCTGAATTAATACTTATTATTCAAGGGCCTCTACTTCCTGACATTGCTTAGACGATGGTTCCCTGCCCGTATTCTTCCATATTAAACCCCACACTGTAATAAAGGGCTATATGTCGCAACGCTATATCTTCATAAGGCATTATCTTTATCCACAGCTTCCAGAAGCATATCAAAAAAATCCGGCAGGGCGGAAACAACCCGGCTCCAGTTGGGAATCAGAGGGATACCCAGCGGGTCCTCCAAGGTCTGTTCACCCGCTATCTTGATACTATCCGCAAATGCTTCCACGGCTACTGCCTCTTCATGGCGGTCAAACGATAGGGAATTTATAATGGCATCGTCATGGTAGCGTTTAATGGCATCCTGGGCCTGTCGCACATAGGTAGTGCGAAGAGATTTGAAAAAGCCCTCGGAAAATACCACCCCTTCACCGGCCAGGGTCCGAAAAAGATTCTTGGCAATATCCGTCGTCATCTTCATCAAGCCTTTAGAGACGTCTTCGGCGGAAAGCTCCTGATGCTTATGCTCGTAATTATCGGCCAGATCCGCCTGGCAGATGCCGGCGAGTGTACAGTTCCGGTAAACCTCGGCTAACACTCCTACTTCCAGCCCCCAGTCGCTGGGGATGCGGTTCCGCCAGGCCAGGTCAGCAACCATGGCAAACTCACCGGACAGAGGATAGCGGAAGCTATCTAAATAGCCCAAAAAGGGTGTATGCCCCAGCATCTGCATAAGGCTTCGTATAAGTGGGGTAACAAAGAGGCGGGTCACCCGTCCGTGCAGCCGGTCTGTCACCCGACTATAATAGCCCTTGCAGAATTCATAGTTGAGCCTGGTGCTGGCGATAGGGAAACAGAGACGGGCCAGTATCTCTGTATCATAGGTCAGGATGTCGCAGTCATGCAGGGCAATAACCTGAGACTTCCGGGAGGCCAGCACATAGCCGTAGGCCATCCAGGCGGAAAGCCCCTTGCCTTTATCAAACCGGCTGAATTCCTGTTCTATGGCCTTATAAAGTGGCTCCAGACGCGGGCCGTCATTCCAGATAATTACCTTCTCCTGGGGAAGCCGGGAGAAAAACTCCCTGGCATATCTGAACTGTTCCGCATCTGTTCGTCCCATAGTAATCACGATCTGCCTGAGATAGGGAACCGCCCTCAAAACCTCTACAATTTTGGGCAGGGCCTCTCCCTCCAACTCCGAAAACAGGGCCGGCAGTACCAAGGCAATCGGCCGGATCTTTGTATAACGCATTAATTCCCGCTCTAACGCTGCCTTGTTTTCGCGATTCAGTCGATGCAGTGTGGTAATAACCCCGTTTTGAAAAAAATCACTCATGAGACGATACCTCCTTAGCCTCTTCTTCCTGTCCTACAAACGCCCAGCCCCGGTTAAGCATCAGCGCCGGTGTCTATTCTCCTGAATATCTCAATAACGGATACAAAAGTGGCCAGCACCAGCGGCCCCATGATAAACCCTATTAAGCCGAACAGTTTTATCCCGCCCAGGACGCTGAAAAAAAGGGGAAGAAAGGGCATCTTTGTCCTTTTACCGATGATAAGGGGTTTTAATATATTATCGACCAGACTGATTCCGAAGGCCCCGATAAGGGCCAGGGCTATCCCTTTCCATATCAGGCCTTCAATAAATAGATAAACGGCGGCCGGAGCCCATATAGCAAAAGGACCAACCAAAGGAACGAAGGAGGCAATAGCCATAGCCAACCCCCACATAACCGGAGAGGATATACCGAGTGCGGCAAAGGCAATGCCGCCCATAGTTCCCTGGACTATGGCTACAATTACGCCTCCATACATGGTGGATATCAGAATATCCTCTATTTGTTTGACCAGCCCGTTTTTCTGTTCCTCAGAAAAAGGAATATAATCACGGAGCTTTTCAAGAAAGCCCGGTCCGTCCCTCAAGAGGAAAAATATGGAGATGGCCATCAGGATAAAGTCCAGGGTGATAGTTATGAGGCCGCCGGCTCCCCTGGTGATTCCGCCCACCAACTCTTTACCCAGTCGCGAGATATTATCCATGATGGCCTTGTTTATTTCATTCTCAGGGATGTTAAACAAGGACGCCAGCTTATCTATCACCACCCTTATCATCGGATGTCCGGTTATGTCTTTTATGGCCTCGATCTTTCCGCTTTCCGCATACTCGGTCAGGGCCCCCAGTTCCTTTACCAGCAAGAAAAACAGGTATGAGAAGGGGCCGATAATTATTAACAGGATGACAACGAGGATGATGAGAGATGTAATGGACTTCGATTTTATATATCTGAGGATAAAGGCATAGGCCGGGTAAAACAAAACGGAAAATACAACCGCCCAGGCTATGGGGAAAAGAAATGGCTCCAGTATCCGATAACTCAGGAAACCCAGGAGCAATACAAAAAACACCAGGGTCAAAAAATAGAACCTGTTACCCATTTCTCGTCGCCTCTTAGCGGTTTGTTTGACGTAACCCTTGCCCTTCTCTTACCAGATCCAGAACGGCACGGTTCCATCCCCTTGGCCCCACGTCCGGCGCGTAAATAACCTTCTTTTCCGTTGACCACGGGGCATATTGCCCGTCCTTTTTCCTGACCAGGACCGGAATCTCCACATTTTCCAGCATCGGGAAATCGTTGGGGCTATCCCCGAGGCCAACGCTGACCAGCGCCCGGCCTGCTGTTTCATATAACTTCTTTAGTATTTGTACGGCCTTGCCTTTATCATTGTCGCCTATCAGATGATAAAACCGCCCTCCCCTCGTAATCTTAAGTCCTCGTTTTCCCGCCGCTCGTTCTAAATCCGCAAGCCTGGCCTCCTCCTCTAAAACGCCCTCCGGCGCATCTTCGAAAACAAACGGCTCGGAATAGTCGCGCCGCTGCGCCAAGGCGGCCATATCTCTACCCAGCCCGGTAAGTTCAACCACCTGATCCACAGACATCTCAGAAAATCCGGAAAGCTTAAGGCCTGTTTCCGCCTTGATGGCGGCAAAAAGATCTCCAATTCTGCTATACTGCGTTCCTAATTCTATAATCTTATAATCTCCATATTCAACAAAGGCCATATCCCCGGTATCCAGGATTCCCTTCGGGATAAAGATGGCCGCGCCATTTTCCACAATAAAGGGGTCTTCCAACCCCAGTTCTTTCCTGTAATACTCGATCTCCGCTCTTGTCTTGCTGGAGCAAAGGATAAGGGGGATTCTCTGATGCCTTATATAATCCAGGGCCTCAAGGGCATCCCGGTAATCATAAGTATCGTGGTCGAGAAGCGTCCCGTCAAGATCGGTAAAGATAATATACCGGCGTCTATCAGGTGTAGGGTTGCACTCCTGTATCGGGGATGACGTGGACATGCTCGCCTAATCACCCCAGAGCAATTTTCCATGTATCCAGCCGGTAAGGCCGTTATCATGTCTGACCTTGACCCAACCTCCCTTCTTCTTCAGCAATCTGAAAACCACCCCGTGCTCGGCCTGCCCCTTTACTTTATATCTGATCCCCGGGCCGGACCGGACGTTGATATTATCGCCCTTCTTGGAAACGATAACCGTGCGTGTCTTTGAGAGAAGGGAGCGATATACCCACCCTATATCGCTTTCAAAGTCAACCACCCTGGCCCATTTCCCCTTTTCCCTGAGCACCTTGAGCGGATAGCCGGAAAACACCTCATAAAGAACGGAATATCTGGTCCCCGGGCCGGACCTTATACGGGCATTGTCTGATTTGATGCTGACCATTTTCGCCCAGGAAGCAGCCGTAAACGAAAAGAATATCGCGATTACCATCAGCATCAAAATATTACGTCTCATCAATTTATCCTCCCGTGGATTTTTGATTTTGATCGATGAACCGCAGCCGAAACTCATAGGTAACATAAATGGCCATTAGTTATCAGTCACTGGCTAGGCGTGGAAAGATTTCACTTTTACCAATGACAAATGACCACTGACTAATGACGTTTGGCTGGCGACCTTCTATATCATAACCTAACGAAATGGCAGGGCCACGTCAACCCCTTTAACTGAAAATTGCCTTCAGTGAGTTGACATTCAGTGTGAAGCCGTGCTATAGAACCCTAACCCTGATTCCTTGAGAATCCATTCCATCAATTCTGTTACAAGATAACATTTAAGGTCCGACTTTCTGTGAAGTCTCTTAGTATGATAAAAAAGGGTGCTGCGGCAGCCGTCCTGTGCCTGTGGGTTACGGTGTTAGGCGCCCTGTTTGTATCACTCAACTACCTGAAAACAGAGGTCCTTCCTTCCGGGGAGCACGATTCTCCGGAATGCGCCATAGTCTCTAAAATTATATCGGGCGCTTTGAGGGGAACGGAAACGTTTTACGACTCTCTGAGGAGACACCGTGTACCGGCTGAGGCAATAAAAACCGTTATAGGTTCCTTGTCCGAGTTGATCGACTTCCGAAGGTGCAAACCCGGCGTACAGTATGAAATTGAACTTTCCCCGGCCGGCGATGTAGTCCGGTGCCGGTACAGCGTCAGCCCCGTGGAAGTCTATACCCTGAAAAAGGAAAAGGATAATTACAGTGTCTATGCGGAAGATGTTGAGATCGAAAGACACATTGTGAAACTTTCCGGTGAAATAACATCTTCTCTATTTGAGTCATTTGGGGAGTCAGGTGAAGATGACCGCCTGATCCTGGCCTTTGCAGAGATATTCGCCTCTGACATCGATTTTAACACTGAACCGCAGCCCGGAGACCGCTTCTCCATGATCTTTGAAAAATATTTCAAGGGCGATCAACTGGTCGGCTATGGACATATACTGGCAGCGCGATACGAAACAGCGTCAGACACTTACGAGGCTTATTATCATGCACGCCCCGGTGAAAAGGGCGCCTACTATGACACGCAGGGCAAATCCCTCGGCAAGCATTTCCTGCGCTCTCCGGTGCCGTTCAGCCGCCTGACATCAGGTTTCAGCCGAAGCAGAAGACATCCTGTCCTGGGGATAAACAGACCGCACCTGGGAATAGACTTGGCCGCCCCTACCGGGACGCCGGTTCTGGCGGCAGCAGACGGTGTGGTTGTCTTTAGCGGACGGCGCGGCGGATACGGAAACCAGGTCGTTCTTAACCATCCCGGTGGGTACGAGACCTATTACGGTCACCTGTCCCGTTTTGCCCGAGGAATAAAAGCCGGGGCAAGCGTAAAACAAAGAGAGACCATAGGCTTTGTTGGGGCTACCGGATTAGCGACCGGCCCCCATCTCGATTACCGGATAAAGGCAAAGGGCGCCTTCCGCAATCCATTTTCTTTGCGTTTCAGGCCAAAGATGGTTTTAAGGGAACGATCGCTTGGCCGCTTTTTGGCCAGGAAAGAAGAACTGTCGGACATAATAGGTATGGCCGCCCCTCGCTATGAGAAAAGTCTCGGTAGCTGCAAGGCCAGCCAGGTCTCTCTCATTTAACGACAGGGTAATGAAGTTGTGCTGAAACCAAGCCCGTCTTTGGGTATCCTTTCTCCTCTACTGAGGATTTTCTTCCAAGTCAAATGATGAATTCGTAAAAAAGCCTTTTCACCGCTGAGTACGCAGAGCCCGCAGAGAAAAACTTTAAACCGTTCGGCTGGCTCACGGTCATGAACCGGGTCGAATGACTGTTCAATATGTTATCTCGGCGTTCTCGGCGACCCCTGCGGTAATTTTGACTTTTTACGAGGTCATCAAATAACTGACGCAAAAAGAGGCGCTTTCGTTTGCATATCCGGGGCAGGGCCACGTCAAAGTCAACCCCAGCGAATACCTAAAATCCCCCTAAATCCCCCTTTACCAAAGGGGGATTTCTCAATTCCTCCCTTTGGAAAAGGGAGGTCAGGAGGGATTTTTAACATAGAGAAATCATTCCACTAAATCAGCACGATAATGTTTACTTTGACGTTCCCGTGTATCCGGGGTCAAATCTCTTGACGGTCAAGATTATCTTTGTGGTATAATTGCGCGACTGTGGGACCTTCCTCACCCATTTGTCTATAGCAAATTTTTTTACCGGCTCCCCTATCATCATCCGTTGATAACAGCCCCATGCTCAGGAGTCTGAGCAGGGAGGTCTTGGATGAACCTTCATGACATGCTCAAAGGGAAAAGCGTTGCAGACGGGAAGATAGATCTGCATAAGCACATCTCCGAGGTAAAGGACCACGCGGCAAGATGGCTTGAAGGGATCCCCAAGAATGCTATAGATCATTCCCGAAGACTGGAAGATTACTTAAATCGCTTGATCCCGGACGAGTTTAAGAAACGGCTCAAGCCTGCTGAGATATTCATCCTCCTGTATGCTGTCTATCTCCACGACATCGGCTACCGGAACAAAGATGGCACCATAGAATCCCGAGACCATCCCCTGCGGAGCAAGCAGTACATACTAGAGAACCCAGACAAATACCTTTTTGACCGATTTCCCTGCATGAATCCGGGAGAGCCGCCCTTGGCAGCTCAGGCAGTAGCGGAGGTCTGCTATGGCCATGCATCTGAATCACTGTGCCGTCTTGAGGATATCCAATATGACTTTGGAGATGCCTGTCTGTGCCAGGAACCCATAAATCTCCGGCGGATTGCGGCGCTTCTCAGACTTGCCGATGAAATGGACCAAGCTTATGTACGCCTGGGACCTTCTTTCTTTAGAAAACATATCTCCTTGGTTGACATCGGTCAGGGTATTGTAAGATGGTATTGGCAAGGTGACGAAGGCGTTGGGAAAGTCCTTCATGAACAGGCAGACAAGATTAACGAAGTCCTTGAACCGGTGAACAGATGGCTCTCTGAATGGGAACTTCCAAAAACGACCGTTGTTTTAGACCCACGGGTGAAGAAGCCACCGCCACCGCCTCCACCTCCAGGGCCTGAAGACTACGAGAAATTCATCCCTAAACACTATATTCCTCCAAGATGCCAGGATGAAGAGGGAAAAGATAAAGGACTTCTTCACAGCTATGTGCAGGACTGGCTGAACAACCTCGGCCGTAAGGTCCTAGTCGTGCTTGGTGACTTCGGGATTGGAAAGACGTCTTTCTGTTACAAATTTGCCTCTGATCTCACTGGCTCCCGTGCCCCGGTCTTGATCGAACTCCGGACGATGCGCGAGAAAAAGAATCTCCACTGGCAAGAACTGATCAAGCGGGAGATAGACGACCGGAGGCCCTCGTCTGAAGATATTCTATTGATCCTGGACGGATTTGACGAAGTCTCCCTGAGATTTGATAAGGAACAGGTCCTCAGAGAAATCGAGAGTCTCTCGAAGAGTACGAGAGACTTCGCCAAGGTGATTTTCACCAGCCGGACCCAGTTCTTCCGGGACGTGCAGGAAGAACGGGAGATGTTATTTCGTGAGCCGGGCAGACCTTCCAGGGGCCCCGTACCCCTACCTTACCCGGAGAGATTTGAGAGGATATATATCTCTCCCTTCAGCGATGTAGATATCAAGGCCTACTTGGAACTTGAACTCGGTAAAAAGGGGGCCTCGCACTTCTGGAGCAACGTTATAGAGAAGGTTTTTGATCTGAAGGACCTGGCCAAGCGTCCTATTCTCCTGGAACTCATAGCCAGGCACTCTGAAGATATCAGGCAGATAAAGGGCGCAGTTACCGCCGGCAAGGTCTATGGAGCCGTTACCGAGGCCTGGAGAAGGCGGGAGGGAGAGCGTGCGCCGGAAAACATCATGCTTTTCATGGAGGAGCTGGCCTACCGGATGTTTACCAGGCAAGAAAAACAGCTCCATTTCAGGACTCTAAGGGAAGCTATCGACTCATACTTTGACGATAGTACTAAGAGAAAGCTCAAGTTGTCTCTCGACAACCTGGATTACCAGATACGCACATCTGCGTTTCTCAAACGCAATGACGCCGAGGGTTACTACGCCTTTGCCCACCGCTCTTTTGTTGAATATTTTGTGGCCAGGAAGCTATCGAGGGAGATACCGGAAAACAAGGCCCAGGAGATAGAGATCACCGATGAGATAGCCCTTTTTGTCTCGGAACTCATAGACCCTTCGGTCTACGAAAGGGTTGAATCACCGCAAGGCGCTGAGGTTCCCGAGGACATGGTCTACATCCCGCCCGGGCAGTTTATCATGGGCCAAGGAGATAACATCCGGATAAGGAGCCTGGAGAAGGGATTTCTTATAGATAAGCATCCCGTAACTAACGCCCAATTCTGCGCCTTCCTCAACGAGCGCGGCAATCAGAGTGAAGGCGGCGTGGAGTGGATTAACCTGGCAGGGGGTTATGAGAAGGAGAGATGCCGGGTAAAGAAGGACGGCGATCGCTTTGAAGTGGAGCCTGGCTATGAAGAGTATCCAGTTATCTACGTGACCTGGTACGGGGCGAGGGCCTATGCAAAGTGGGCTGGAAAGAGATTACCGGCAGAGGAAGAATGGGAGAAGGCGGCCAGGGGAATAGATGGGCGCGCTTACCCGTGGGGAGACGAGTTTGATAAGGAAAAATGCAACACAGCGGAGTCAGGTATCTTGGAAACGACACCGGTTGGCAAATATCCGGACGGCGCAAGCCCTTATGGTTGCCTGGATATGGCTGGAAATGTCTGGGAATGGACTGATAGCTGGTACGATGAAGAAAATGACTTAAAGGTGCTGCGGGGCGGTTCGTGGCTCATCAATTGGGGCGATGCCCGGTGCGCTTATCGCGACGGGGCCTCCCAGTGTATGGGGACGGCATCATCGGGTTTCGTTGCGCCAGGACCTTATAAATAACCCTTTGCCCTTTTTCTCTTTTACCCTTTACCGCCGGAGGCGGTCGATATTTTTTAGCCATGCCGCAGGAAGTTGACGCCATAACCAAGCTCTATGACTTCATCCTCTGGATGATTCCCAAGCTTGAAAAATATCCCAGGAGCCAGAAGTTTCTCCTGGCGGATAGGATAGAGAACCTGATGCTCGACACCCTCGAACTCCTAATCGATGCGGCATACTCCAAGAAGAAAGGGGAATTACTACGGTCAGCGAACTTGGAGCTTGAGAAGCTGAGGTATCTGGTGCGGCTGTCTAAAGACCTCAAGCTCCTCAACGTCAAAGAATATGAGTTTTCCTCCCGCTCCATTAATGAGATAGGGACTTCCATCGGCGGCTGGCTGAAATACACACGACGTGAAAACCTACAATAGCCTGTTCGACAGAGTCGTTTCCTTTGAGAATCTCCTGCTTGCGGCGCAAAAGGCCCAGAAGGGGAAACGCTTCAAAGAGTCCACCGCCCTTTTCAATCTCGAACTGGAAAAAGAACTCGTCCGGCTTCAGAAAGAACTGGCGGAGATGACATACAGGCACAGTCCGTACCACGATTTCATCGTACACGATCCAAAACAGCGGGTTATCAGCGCTGCGCCTTACCGCGACCGGGTCGTGCATCATGCGCTCTGCAACGTCATAGAACCGCTGTTCGATAAGGCGTTCATTTTCGACTCTTACGCTTGCAGGGTGGCAAAGGGTACTCATGCGGCTGTGGACAGATATACCGAGTTCGCGCGGAAGAACAAGTACGTCCTTAAGTGCGACATTCAGAAATACTTCCAGAGTGTTGATCACGACATACTGTTTGAAAAGATTTCGCGGAAGATAAGATGCGGAAAGACGCTGTGGCTGATAAGAGAAATAATCGGTTCGCGATCTGACAAAGGCCACATGTTTTATTTCCCGGGTGATGACCTTTTCACTCCCGGTGCCAGGCGAAAAGGTATCCCCATAGGGAACCTTACCAGTCAGTTTTTTGCCAATGTCTACCTCAATGACTTTGACCACTTTGTGAAGGAAGAGCTGAGATGTAAGTACTACATTCGCTATGTCGATGATTTTGTGGTGTTCGAGAACGTGAAAGGGTTCCTCCATGAGGTCAGGGCGCGCATGGAGAGACATCTTGAATCATTGAGGCTAAGGCTCCACGAAAGAAAATGTCGAGTCTACCAGACCCGTGAT contains:
- the avd gene encoding diversity-generating retroelement protein Avd, translating into MPQEVDAITKLYDFILWMIPKLEKYPRSQKFLLADRIENLMLDTLELLIDAAYSKKKGELLRSANLELEKLRYLVRLSKDLKLLNVKEYEFSSRSINEIGTSIGGWLKYTRRENLQ
- a CDS encoding reverse transcriptase domain-containing protein: MKTYNSLFDRVVSFENLLLAAQKAQKGKRFKESTALFNLELEKELVRLQKELAEMTYRHSPYHDFIVHDPKQRVISAAPYRDRVVHHALCNVIEPLFDKAFIFDSYACRVAKGTHAAVDRYTEFARKNKYVLKCDIQKYFQSVDHDILFEKISRKIRCGKTLWLIREIIGSRSDKGHMFYFPGDDLFTPGARRKGIPIGNLTSQFFANVYLNDFDHFVKEELRCKYYIRYVDDFVVFENVKGFLHEVRARMERHLESLRLRLHERKCRVYQTRDGVSFLGYRIFPTHRLLKKNNVLRTKRRLKRLSGQYRDGDVTLERINQSIRSWIGHASHADTYLLRSRVLGGVVFQRGEAKGAAGRFVEQQ